A DNA window from Andrena cerasifolii isolate SP2316 chromosome 16, iyAndCera1_principal, whole genome shotgun sequence contains the following coding sequences:
- the LOC143377501 gene encoding retinal guanylyl cyclase 2 isoform X2 translates to MAGNSLCRLWSWISIVILPGCLLLSNTERAPCAVAYPSNVTENDFVPPPPAQPPETEVIVFLRERCDAEPNVTDIQDFFDRSNYDARITVIPVSLSCETKTRGLDALLRVLGQRTTKALVAALDSPMCDVTAKLVHLWNVPLFTWTCPLKDPEESEFSSIVRLSPSLPTIAKALAEMLTRLQWKSVSVIGTDREPWLSLNGALLNAFRATGVAVRYRAILPYRAPVEEIRKILRPMYNVSRRVTVLCLPATDSELTYRVLDELDNSMIVVIHTEDDDLFLPRSARTAPVSLLDSTSLNNYSASNVSRQARSGDDMSGGIERVDTREEAQQSGDEKPLFPPKSISPAILEKLLVVTPLDGRYDAEKIYEGTERYATPTLFDRLNETLNILTYDNSSINVYNNKMYTYVLLDWRVDVWKPIMITVERRGTLHTRKLSVNAVAFNKAKDADLYKCNANVDADVDVDADVDVDCAENPTDDDESAFRTAHIVSIVLGSLLLTIFAILLAILIRKKLLKKRMSKGPYKIILTTTDFVFPQVPRIDSRRVDEGIETMLCCWLQQLQEFGGPEVEKPDLLQLGSVSSLRPYLRASTGNLARHNFFKDPRARYNGDLVQLKELPTLGTFELRSKSMDVLVMIHGLRHENLNPLIGCLNEPTRPCLVYEYCSRGSLEDVLMQDEIKLDWSFRLSLLTDLVRGMRYFHGTPIRVHGYLTSRNCVIDARWVLKVTDYGLPAFYEAQNIVPPTKTARDLLWSAPELLRHPNLRKRGSQAGDVYSFGIIMQEVVVRGEPFCMLALSPEDIIEKVMRPPPLIRPSVSKGAAPPEAINIMRQCWAEAADMRPHFDDVHDLFKKLNHGRKVNFVDTMFQMLEKYSNNLEELIRERTEQLDMEKKKTEQLLNRMLPSMVAEKLKLGMPVDPEEFREVTIYFSDIVGFTSISAHSTPFQVVDLLNDLYTCFDATINAYTVYKVETIGDAYMVVGGCPVRIPDHASQIAMMALDLLHQSGKFKLRHLPKTQLRLRIGLHTGPCCAGVVGLTMPRYCLFGDTVNTASRMESTGAPWRIHLSQATRDRLTQVGGYRIEYRGRTEIKGKGKMPTYWLLGKQGFDKDLPTPPPLGLNENQVIPENLTSTESAVISDDLSSNMRCSRDRTGAGREQEEEKDDDDDRGRDAEVDEDAARDEKILDPSCSPNSSAADIPKSVPPKEASDGRENDRVHPASVTRSTVGDDTQPALGASTMFSGDPTALGASTSSLTSIPSSVPLPYRPGPARHRLIPGHIDENDLSTPYNHYRCLSPNEHHGKTTGCRFLKRQFSLDRPDDTACVSFIEPQNRQQQQQNLKATPRLYKQNSAGAANDLERIEEVPSTPARLFQHYRQAASVSLSVESLTLH, encoded by the exons ATGGCCGGGAACTCTTTATGCCGGCTCTGGTCGTGGATCTCGATCGTGATCCTGCCCGGATGTTTACTTTTATCTAATACCGAACGAGCTCCGTGCGCGGTAGCCTACCCGTCCAACGTAACCGAAAACGACTTCGTTCCGCCGCCACCGGCACAACCACCAGAAACAGAAGTAATAGTTTTCCTTCGAGAGAGGTGCGACGCTGAACCGAACGTCACGGATATTCAAGATTTCTTCGATCGATCTAATTATGACGCGCGGATCACCGTAATACCCGTGTCTT TGTCGTGCGAAACAAAGACCCGGGGTCTCGATGCTTTGCTGCGCGTACTCGGCCAAAGAACAACGAAAGCTCTCGTGGCTGCTCTAGATTCCCCCATGTGCGACGTTACGGCGAAACTCGTGCATCTCTGGAATGTACCGCTATTTACGTGGACATGCCCCTTG AAAGATCCAGAGGAAAGCGAGTTTTCGTCGATCGTCAGGCTGTCGCCATCGTTGCCGACCATAGCGAAGGCTCTGGCAGAGATGTTGACGCGCTTACAGTGGAAGAGCGTGTCTGTGATAGGAACGG ATCGCGAGCCATGGTTGAGCCTCAACGGAGCGCTGTTGAACGCTTTCCGGGCCACCGGAGTTGCAGTGCGGTATCGCGCGATACTGCCGTATCGTGCTCCCGTCGAAGAGATTCGGAAAATCCTTCGGCCGATGTACAACGTTTCCCGCAGAG TTACCGTGCTGTGTCTACCCGCAACCGACAGCGAGCTAACGTATCGAGTCCTTGACGAGCTGGACAACTCGATGATCGTCGTCATTCACACGGAAGACGATGACCTGTTTCTACCTCGTTCCGCTCGGACGGCGCCCGTTTCGCTCCTGGACTCAACGTCTCTGAATAATTACTCTGCCTCGAACGTATCCCGCCAAGCTCGTTCCGGCGACGATATGTCCGGGGGGATCGAGCGGGTAGATACAAGAGAAGAAGCGCAACAGTCCGGAGACGAGAAACCACTTTTCCCGCCGAAAAGTATAAGCCCCGCTATCCTGGAGAAACTGTTGGTCGTAACGCCCCTCGATGGCAG ATACGACGCGGAGAAGATATACGAGGGTACGGAACGATACGCGACGCCGACATTGTTTGATCGTCTGAACGAGACCCTCAACATCTTGACGTACGACAATTCCAGCATAAACGTTTATAACAACAAGATGTACACGTATGTTTTATTGGACTGGCGTGTCGATGTTTGGAAGCCAATCATGATCACCGTGGAACGGCGAGGGACGCTGCATACACGGAAACTATCCGTGAACGCCGTAGCGTTCAACAAGGCAAAGGACGCTGACTTGTACAAGTGCAACGCGAACGTTGACGCTGATGTGGACGTCGATGCTGATGTCGACGTCGATTGCGCGG AGAACCCTACCGACGACGACGAATCAGCATTTCGCACTGCGCATATCGTGTCTATCGTCCTGGGATCTCTGCTATTGACCATATTCGCGATATTGCTTGCCATCTTGATCAG GAAAAAGCTGCTTAAGAAGAGAATGTCAAAGGGTCCGTACAAGATCATATTAACCACGACGGATTTCGTATTTCCTCAAGTGCCTCGAATAGATTCCAGGAGG GTGGACGAGGGTATCGAGACGATGCTCTGTTGTTGGCTACAGCAACTGCAAGAGTTCGGAGGTCCCGAAGTGGAGAAACCGGATCTACTTCAACTGGGAAGTGTGTCCTCCTTGAGACCGTATCTACGAGCGAGCACAGGGAACCTAGCGCGTCATAATTTCTTTAAAGACCCGCGGGCTAGATATAAC GGTGACTTGGTGCAGCTAAAGGAATTACCGACACTGGGTACGTTCGAGCTGAGAAGCAAGTCTATGGACGTGCTGGTCATG ATCCATGGGCTGCGTCACGAAAATCTGAATCCCTTGATAGGATGTTTAAACGAACCGACGAGACCTTGCCTAGTTTACGAGTACTGCTCCAGAGGATCGTTGGAAGACGTATTGATGCAAGATGAGATCAAGCTTGACTGGTCTTTCAGATTGTCCCTGCTTACCGATCTTGTGCGG GGTATGAGGTATTTTCATGGCACACCGATACGGGTACACGGGTATCTCACTTCGAGAAACTGCGTCATCGACGCTCGTTGGGTCCTGAAAGTGACCGATTACGGGTTACCTGCTTTTTACGAGGCTCAAAACATCGTGCCTCCAACCAAGACGGCTCGAG ATCTCCTGTGGTCGGCACCCGAGTTGTTGAGGCATCCGAATCTCCGAAAGAGAGGATCGCAAGCGGGGGATGTTTACAGTTTCGGCATTATCATGCAGGAAGTGGTAGTTCGTGGAGAACCGTTTTGCATGCTTGCCTTGTCTCCGGAGG ACATCATCGAAAAAGTGATGAGGCCACCGCCGTTGATCCGACCATCCGTGAGTAAGGGCGCCGCGCCACCGGAGGCGATAAACATCATGCGACAATGTTGGGCGGAAGCCGCCGATATGAGGCCCCACTTTGATGACGTTCACGATCTTTTCAAGAAACTCAACCACGGCAG GAAGGTTAATTTCGTCGATACGATGTTTCAAATGCTAGAGAAATACTCGAATAATCTGGAAGAATTGATACGCGAGCGTACGGAACAATTGGAcatggagaagaagaagacggaACAATTATTAAACCGAATGTTACCAAG CATGGTTGCCGAAAAATTGAAGTTGGGAATGCCCGTCGATCCTGAAGAATTTCGCGAAGTGACTATATATTTTTCAGACATCGTCGGCTTCACGTCCATTTCCGCGCATTCGACTCCGTTCCAAGTGGTCGATCTCTTAAACGATCTGTACACCTGCTTCGATGCAACGATAAACGCTTACACCGTATATAAG GTAGAGACCATCGGGGATGCCTATATGGTCGTGGGTGGTTGCCCGGTAAGAATACCCGATCATGCCTCTCAGATAGCTATGATGGCTCTCGATTTACTGCACCAGAGCGGAAAGTTCAAACTGAGACACCTGCCGAAGACTCAGCTCAGACTTCGAATCGGCCTTCATACCG GTCCGTGTTGCGCCGGCGTTGTTGGCTTAACGATGCCGCGGTACTGTCTGTTCGGCGATACTGTCAATACCGCATCGAGAATGGAGTCGACCGGCGCTCCGTGGCGCATACATTTGAGTCAAGCGACGAGAGATCGACTGACACAGGTTGGTGGTTACCGAATCGAATACCGCGGACGGACCGAAATTAAAGGCAAAGGAAAAATGCCTACTTACTGGTTACTAGGGAAACAAGGTTTCGATAAGGATCTGCCAACACCGCCTCCTCTCGG GCTGAACGAGAACCAGGTTATACCGGAGAATTTAACGAGCACGGAAAGCGCCGTAATATCGGATGACCTCTCTTCGAATATGCGTTGTTCGCGCGATCGGACAGGAGCGGGCAGAGAACAAGAGGAGgagaaggacgacgacgacgacagagGCCGCGATGCTGAGGTTGATGAGGACGCCGCGCGCGATGAGAAAATCCTCGATCCGAGCTGTTCCCCGAACTCGTCGGCGGCGGACATCCCGAAATCTGTGCCGCCGAAAGAGGCAAGCGACGGAAGAGAAAACGATCGCGTCCATCCGGCTAGCGTAACGAGAAGCACCGTTGGTGATGACACCCAACCGGCCCTCGGGGCGTCCACGATGTTTAGCGGCGACCCAACAGCCCTCGGCGCGTCCACGAGCTCTCTTACGTCGATTCCAAGCTCGGTTCCGCTCCCTTATAGACCCGGCCCGGCGAGACATCGACTAATACCTGGCCACATCGATGAGAATGATTTAAGCACGCCGTACAATCATTACAGGTGTCTTTCTCCAAACGAGCACCACGGCAA AACTACGGGTTGCCGTTTCTTAAAAAGACAATTTAGCTTGGACCGTCCGGACGACACCGCTTGCGTTAGCTTTATCGAGCCGCAGAACCGCCAGCAGCAACAACAAAATCTGAAAGCCACGCCTAgactttataaacaaaacagCGCGGGGGCAGCGAACGATCTGGAACGTATCGAGGAAGTCCCCTCGACTCCGGCTCGACTCTTCCAGCATTACAGGCAAGCGGCATCGGTCTCGCTCTCCGTTGAATCCCTGACGCTTCATTGA
- the LOC143377501 gene encoding retinal guanylyl cyclase 2 isoform X1 — translation MAGNSLCRLWSWISIVILPGCLLLSNTERAPCAVAYPSNVTENDFVPPPPAQPPETEVIVFLRERCDAEPNVTDIQDFFDRSNYDARITVIPVSLSCETKTRGLDALLRVLGQRTTKALVAALDSPMCDVTAKLVHLWNVPLFTWTCPLKDPEESEFSSIVRLSPSLPTIAKALAEMLTRLQWKSVSVIGTDREPWLSLNGALLNAFRATGVAVRYRAILPYRAPVEEIRKILRPMYNVSRRVTVLCLPATDSELTYRVLDELDNSMIVVIHTEDDDLFLPRSARTAPVSLLDSTSLNNYSASNVSRQARSGDDMSGGIERVDTREEAQQSGDEKPLFPPKSISPAILEKLLVVTPLDGRYDAEKIYEGTERYATPTLFDRLNETLNILTYDNSSINVYNNKMYTYVLLDWRVDVWKPIMITVERRGTLHTRKLSVNAVAFNKAKDADLYKCNANVDADVDVDADVDVDCAENPTDDDESAFRTAHIVSIVLGSLLLTIFAILLAILIRKKLLKKRMSKGPYKIILTTTDFVFPQVPRIDSRRVDEGIETMLCCWLQQLQEFGGPEVEKPDLLQLGSVSSLRPYLRASTGNLARHNFFKDPRARYNGDLVQLKELPTLGTFELRSKSMDVLVMIHGLRHENLNPLIGCLNEPTRPCLVYEYCSRGSLEDVLMQDEIKLDWSFRLSLLTDLVRGMRYFHGTPIRVHGYLTSRNCVIDARWVLKVTDYGLPAFYEAQNIVPPTKTARDLLWSAPELLRHPNLRKRGSQAGDVYSFGIIMQEVVVRGEPFCMLALSPEDIIEKVMRPPPLIRPSVSKGAAPPEAINIMRQCWAEAADMRPHFDDVHDLFKKLNHGRKVNFVDTMFQMLEKYSNNLEELIRERTEQLDMEKKKTEQLLNRMLPSMVAEKLKLGMPVDPEEFREVTIYFSDIVGFTSISAHSTPFQVVDLLNDLYTCFDATINAYTVYKVETIGDAYMVVGGCPVRIPDHASQIAMMALDLLHQSGKFKLRHLPKTQLRLRIGLHTGPCCAGVVGLTMPRYCLFGDTVNTASRMESTGAPWRIHLSQATRDRLTQVGGYRIEYRGRTEIKGKGKMPTYWLLGKQGFDKDLPTPPPLGENHGLNENQVIPENLTSTESAVISDDLSSNMRCSRDRTGAGREQEEEKDDDDDRGRDAEVDEDAARDEKILDPSCSPNSSAADIPKSVPPKEASDGRENDRVHPASVTRSTVGDDTQPALGASTMFSGDPTALGASTSSLTSIPSSVPLPYRPGPARHRLIPGHIDENDLSTPYNHYRCLSPNEHHGKTTGCRFLKRQFSLDRPDDTACVSFIEPQNRQQQQQNLKATPRLYKQNSAGAANDLERIEEVPSTPARLFQHYRQAASVSLSVESLTLH, via the exons ATGGCCGGGAACTCTTTATGCCGGCTCTGGTCGTGGATCTCGATCGTGATCCTGCCCGGATGTTTACTTTTATCTAATACCGAACGAGCTCCGTGCGCGGTAGCCTACCCGTCCAACGTAACCGAAAACGACTTCGTTCCGCCGCCACCGGCACAACCACCAGAAACAGAAGTAATAGTTTTCCTTCGAGAGAGGTGCGACGCTGAACCGAACGTCACGGATATTCAAGATTTCTTCGATCGATCTAATTATGACGCGCGGATCACCGTAATACCCGTGTCTT TGTCGTGCGAAACAAAGACCCGGGGTCTCGATGCTTTGCTGCGCGTACTCGGCCAAAGAACAACGAAAGCTCTCGTGGCTGCTCTAGATTCCCCCATGTGCGACGTTACGGCGAAACTCGTGCATCTCTGGAATGTACCGCTATTTACGTGGACATGCCCCTTG AAAGATCCAGAGGAAAGCGAGTTTTCGTCGATCGTCAGGCTGTCGCCATCGTTGCCGACCATAGCGAAGGCTCTGGCAGAGATGTTGACGCGCTTACAGTGGAAGAGCGTGTCTGTGATAGGAACGG ATCGCGAGCCATGGTTGAGCCTCAACGGAGCGCTGTTGAACGCTTTCCGGGCCACCGGAGTTGCAGTGCGGTATCGCGCGATACTGCCGTATCGTGCTCCCGTCGAAGAGATTCGGAAAATCCTTCGGCCGATGTACAACGTTTCCCGCAGAG TTACCGTGCTGTGTCTACCCGCAACCGACAGCGAGCTAACGTATCGAGTCCTTGACGAGCTGGACAACTCGATGATCGTCGTCATTCACACGGAAGACGATGACCTGTTTCTACCTCGTTCCGCTCGGACGGCGCCCGTTTCGCTCCTGGACTCAACGTCTCTGAATAATTACTCTGCCTCGAACGTATCCCGCCAAGCTCGTTCCGGCGACGATATGTCCGGGGGGATCGAGCGGGTAGATACAAGAGAAGAAGCGCAACAGTCCGGAGACGAGAAACCACTTTTCCCGCCGAAAAGTATAAGCCCCGCTATCCTGGAGAAACTGTTGGTCGTAACGCCCCTCGATGGCAG ATACGACGCGGAGAAGATATACGAGGGTACGGAACGATACGCGACGCCGACATTGTTTGATCGTCTGAACGAGACCCTCAACATCTTGACGTACGACAATTCCAGCATAAACGTTTATAACAACAAGATGTACACGTATGTTTTATTGGACTGGCGTGTCGATGTTTGGAAGCCAATCATGATCACCGTGGAACGGCGAGGGACGCTGCATACACGGAAACTATCCGTGAACGCCGTAGCGTTCAACAAGGCAAAGGACGCTGACTTGTACAAGTGCAACGCGAACGTTGACGCTGATGTGGACGTCGATGCTGATGTCGACGTCGATTGCGCGG AGAACCCTACCGACGACGACGAATCAGCATTTCGCACTGCGCATATCGTGTCTATCGTCCTGGGATCTCTGCTATTGACCATATTCGCGATATTGCTTGCCATCTTGATCAG GAAAAAGCTGCTTAAGAAGAGAATGTCAAAGGGTCCGTACAAGATCATATTAACCACGACGGATTTCGTATTTCCTCAAGTGCCTCGAATAGATTCCAGGAGG GTGGACGAGGGTATCGAGACGATGCTCTGTTGTTGGCTACAGCAACTGCAAGAGTTCGGAGGTCCCGAAGTGGAGAAACCGGATCTACTTCAACTGGGAAGTGTGTCCTCCTTGAGACCGTATCTACGAGCGAGCACAGGGAACCTAGCGCGTCATAATTTCTTTAAAGACCCGCGGGCTAGATATAAC GGTGACTTGGTGCAGCTAAAGGAATTACCGACACTGGGTACGTTCGAGCTGAGAAGCAAGTCTATGGACGTGCTGGTCATG ATCCATGGGCTGCGTCACGAAAATCTGAATCCCTTGATAGGATGTTTAAACGAACCGACGAGACCTTGCCTAGTTTACGAGTACTGCTCCAGAGGATCGTTGGAAGACGTATTGATGCAAGATGAGATCAAGCTTGACTGGTCTTTCAGATTGTCCCTGCTTACCGATCTTGTGCGG GGTATGAGGTATTTTCATGGCACACCGATACGGGTACACGGGTATCTCACTTCGAGAAACTGCGTCATCGACGCTCGTTGGGTCCTGAAAGTGACCGATTACGGGTTACCTGCTTTTTACGAGGCTCAAAACATCGTGCCTCCAACCAAGACGGCTCGAG ATCTCCTGTGGTCGGCACCCGAGTTGTTGAGGCATCCGAATCTCCGAAAGAGAGGATCGCAAGCGGGGGATGTTTACAGTTTCGGCATTATCATGCAGGAAGTGGTAGTTCGTGGAGAACCGTTTTGCATGCTTGCCTTGTCTCCGGAGG ACATCATCGAAAAAGTGATGAGGCCACCGCCGTTGATCCGACCATCCGTGAGTAAGGGCGCCGCGCCACCGGAGGCGATAAACATCATGCGACAATGTTGGGCGGAAGCCGCCGATATGAGGCCCCACTTTGATGACGTTCACGATCTTTTCAAGAAACTCAACCACGGCAG GAAGGTTAATTTCGTCGATACGATGTTTCAAATGCTAGAGAAATACTCGAATAATCTGGAAGAATTGATACGCGAGCGTACGGAACAATTGGAcatggagaagaagaagacggaACAATTATTAAACCGAATGTTACCAAG CATGGTTGCCGAAAAATTGAAGTTGGGAATGCCCGTCGATCCTGAAGAATTTCGCGAAGTGACTATATATTTTTCAGACATCGTCGGCTTCACGTCCATTTCCGCGCATTCGACTCCGTTCCAAGTGGTCGATCTCTTAAACGATCTGTACACCTGCTTCGATGCAACGATAAACGCTTACACCGTATATAAG GTAGAGACCATCGGGGATGCCTATATGGTCGTGGGTGGTTGCCCGGTAAGAATACCCGATCATGCCTCTCAGATAGCTATGATGGCTCTCGATTTACTGCACCAGAGCGGAAAGTTCAAACTGAGACACCTGCCGAAGACTCAGCTCAGACTTCGAATCGGCCTTCATACCG GTCCGTGTTGCGCCGGCGTTGTTGGCTTAACGATGCCGCGGTACTGTCTGTTCGGCGATACTGTCAATACCGCATCGAGAATGGAGTCGACCGGCGCTCCGTGGCGCATACATTTGAGTCAAGCGACGAGAGATCGACTGACACAGGTTGGTGGTTACCGAATCGAATACCGCGGACGGACCGAAATTAAAGGCAAAGGAAAAATGCCTACTTACTGGTTACTAGGGAAACAAGGTTTCGATAAGGATCTGCCAACACCGCCTCCTCTCGG GGAAAACCACGG GCTGAACGAGAACCAGGTTATACCGGAGAATTTAACGAGCACGGAAAGCGCCGTAATATCGGATGACCTCTCTTCGAATATGCGTTGTTCGCGCGATCGGACAGGAGCGGGCAGAGAACAAGAGGAGgagaaggacgacgacgacgacagagGCCGCGATGCTGAGGTTGATGAGGACGCCGCGCGCGATGAGAAAATCCTCGATCCGAGCTGTTCCCCGAACTCGTCGGCGGCGGACATCCCGAAATCTGTGCCGCCGAAAGAGGCAAGCGACGGAAGAGAAAACGATCGCGTCCATCCGGCTAGCGTAACGAGAAGCACCGTTGGTGATGACACCCAACCGGCCCTCGGGGCGTCCACGATGTTTAGCGGCGACCCAACAGCCCTCGGCGCGTCCACGAGCTCTCTTACGTCGATTCCAAGCTCGGTTCCGCTCCCTTATAGACCCGGCCCGGCGAGACATCGACTAATACCTGGCCACATCGATGAGAATGATTTAAGCACGCCGTACAATCATTACAGGTGTCTTTCTCCAAACGAGCACCACGGCAA AACTACGGGTTGCCGTTTCTTAAAAAGACAATTTAGCTTGGACCGTCCGGACGACACCGCTTGCGTTAGCTTTATCGAGCCGCAGAACCGCCAGCAGCAACAACAAAATCTGAAAGCCACGCCTAgactttataaacaaaacagCGCGGGGGCAGCGAACGATCTGGAACGTATCGAGGAAGTCCCCTCGACTCCGGCTCGACTCTTCCAGCATTACAGGCAAGCGGCATCGGTCTCGCTCTCCGTTGAATCCCTGACGCTTCATTGA